TTCGTACACCTCGCGAAGGAGGAGCTTGACCACATAAGGGCGATAGCGGCCATGGTCCACGCCCTTGAAGAGGGCAAGGGATGGCTCGGCTACGACGACGCGGTTAAGACCGGCGAGGGTATCTTTGAGAAGGAAGGGCTCCCGATATTTCCCGAAGAGAACGAAATGCTGGATAAGCTCAAGCTGGACCCGGGCGACTTGAGCGCCGTGAAGATCGCCATGGAGAGCGAGGAGAAGGCCGTTGACGCCTACCTCGAGATGCTCAAAAGAGCGGAGACCCCCGATGAGAAGGTTTTCCTTACGAACCTCCTCGAGATGGAGAAGGACCACCTGAAGGTCCTCAGGTGGGAGAGCGAGGCGCTCTCCCAGACCGGTTTCTGGGGCGATACCATGGAATTCAGCGTGGAGAAGGAAAGCGACTGATCTATTGCCCGGCGAAAAAAGGGGTTGAGAGTATGGCCGTGCCGGCATAGGGCCGGGGGCCGTTAGGGGGTTCGTTAACGGGCCCTTAGATAGTAACGGGAAAGGAGGGGTTCCTATGAAGAGGTTCATATTGCCGAGGGTAGCCCACTGCGGCGAGGGGTCACGAAAACGGTCCCGGGCATGACGCAAAACTGCCCGCGTCTCTCATCCGTCCCTTCACGGCCGTTCGAGAGGGGGCGGGGGAGAGGCTGAACTAACCGGAATAGGAGAATAATGAAGGTAGAATGGAGTAAAGACCTGGCAACCGGTATAGGCTGGCAGGACAGACAGCACAAGGAACTCTTCAAGAGGGCCCGTAGCCTCTTCGATGCGTTGGTGCGCGGCGAAGGCACGGAGGAGGTCGGAAAACTCCTCGACTTCCTCGACGAGTACGTGGTCGTGCACTTCCACGACGAAGAGCAGGCAATGAGCAAGCGTAACTATCCCGACACGCTCTCCCACATCGAGGAGCATACCGAGTTCATAGAGCACCTTTCGGATTTGAAGAGCGGGCTGCCGGGCGGCGACAACTTCGCCGAAGAGGTACAGACGCGGGTCGTATACTGGCTTATGAACCACATAGCCGTGACGGACAAGGACCTCGGGGAGTTTTTGAAACGCGAGGGGGGGTAGGGGAGAGGAGAGATGGTACGATAATCGCGACTATTATTTGGTGGGGGCGGCCTTTAGGCCGCCCTTTTTATTATTATTATAGTTCATACCGTTAACAATGGGGCCGTCTCTCCCTCCCCGCCTTCCGTCCTCCCCCCCCCCTCGTTCCTACGGCTTGCCCCCGAGCTTCCTGCACTCGCCCCTGCAGTAGTTTATGAAGTCGGAGTCCGGGTACTTATTTATGAAGAACGTGTAGATATCAAGCGCCTTCTTGTTTTCTCCGGCCTTCCTCGCGGCCTCCGGTCGCCGGTGGTTACGTCTCACTTCCCGAAGACGCTCTTCAGGAGGTCGGTTACCCTTGCCGCCGGGTCAGTTCTTATCTTCCGCTCTTCTTCGCCCACCATGTAAAAGAGGCCGTCGATAGACCTGTCCGTTACGTACTTGTCGAGGTCGATGAGCACGCTTCCGGTAAAGGGTATCGAGGAGTATGCGTCCACCATGCCCTTGTAGTAACGCGTAACGCCCACTTCGTTCATGGCCGAGGAGACTATGGGGCCGAAGGCGTTATGGATACTCCCGGACGTCTTCGAGCGGAAGTAGTCGGTGGCCGCCGTGTCGTCGCCGTCGAGTATCTTTACGGCGTCCTCGAAGCTCATCTCCTTTATGGCGCCGATGAATATGGCGGCGGCCTCGGGTGCCGCCCTCTCCGCGGCGCGGTTCATGCTCAACTCGAACTCGTCTACCTTGTACCCGAACCCGGCGCTCCGGAGGACTTTGGCCACTTTGCCTATCTCAGGGGGCATGAGTATCCGGATGATCTCGTTGGCGAAGTACCCGTCGAGTCTGGAGACCGAGCCGACAGCGTTCTCCGTGCCTATGGAGAGCGCCTCCTTCAGGGCGGATACTATGGTCTCGTTGTCGGTCGCGGTCTTTTGGGGAGAGAAGATGGGGCTGTCCATGAGTTTGTCGAGGAAGCCGGCATGGACCGGTGTGGCCGGGGAGGTGATAAGGATTGCCGCGAGAAAGAGAGTTTTTTCCATCTTCATCGTTTCCGTCCTTTTTGTTAGACCGAAGGGTAGGGCCGAAGAGCGGATATAGGGCTGCCGTACGTCGCCCGCCATTCGTATTGTTAGGAGTATAACATTAAGGCTGTATCTGTCAAGCTTGCGCGGGGGAGGGGGGGCTAATCCGCAACCCCCCTTTGAAGGATTGACAAAACGGGCGGATTAGGGTAGATTACTTTCCTGCCGAGGTCTATATATACCGGATATACCGGTCCCATCGTCTAGTGGCCTAGGACATCGCCCTCTCAAGGCGAAAACACGGGTTCGACTCCCGTTGGGACTGCCATTGTGTGTAAGTAAGCCTTTTTTATGCCCGGCGCCACCCATAAAAAATCGGAGGTCTTTGAGATGAGAAAATATGTATTCCCGATATTCCCGGCGGTCCTTTTCTTCCTGCTTCAGGTGCCGGCGGCATACGCCGAAGGCGGGTCTGAGGGGGGTGTGCAGGAGGAGCTGCAGGAGATAAAAAAGGACATCTCGCAGATAAAGAAGGACATTAGTGAGATAAAGAGGTTCCTCAAGTCCCGTACACAGGCGCAGCAGCAGCAGCAGAGGCCTCCCGCCCAGGCCGCCGCCGCAACCGAGGCGGAGACCGGTATAGACGACGACTACGTCCTGGGCGATAGGAACGCTCCGGTGACCATAATCGAGTTCTCCGACTACGAGTGCCCCTTCTGCAGCAGGCACTTCAAACAGACCATGCCGCAGATAAAGAAGGAGTATATAGACAGCGGAAAGGCAAGATACGTCTTCAGGGACTTCCCGCTGCCTTTCCACAAGCAGGCCCAGAAGGCCGCCGAGGCGGCCCAGTGCGCCGGGGAGCAGGGAAAGTACTGGGAGATGCATGACACGATATTCGCGAACCAGAGCGCCATGAAACTGGACGACCTGAGGGGTTACGGTAAGAAGCTCGGCCTCGAGTCCGACAGGTATAACAAGTGCCTCGATAGCGGGAAGTACGCCCAGGAGGTAAGGGACGACATGGCGGCGGGGCAGAAGATAGGGATCAGGGGGACCCCTTCGTTTGTGATTGGAAAGACCACCAAGAGCGGGAAGATAAAGGGAAAGATTATAAGGGGCGCCCAGCCCTATCCCGCGTTCAAGGCCGCCATAGACGAGCTTCTTAAATAGGGAAGCAGGGGGGCACTCTTCCCGATAGCAAGGGTGTTTACAAACGGCAGGCCAGCCTACTGGAAGTCCGACTGTGCACGCCAGTTTTTTATTTCCTCGACGATATTCCCGCTCTCGTCTGCGATAAGATCGAGTAATAAAATATCCTTATCTTTGTCCGGAGGGGAGGGGTCTTCCCTGTAGAAGCGCGCCTTTATCGTGCCGCCTTCAACCTCAATGGAATCCCATGCCATGATGCCACAGCTATTTAAATCGGCAACTTTGCCGTAATCGACTTCCAAGAATATCTTAAACTTCCCGGTTTCGGGGTTGAAGGAGTAGACCCTGTCGTCGGGTCCTATGCCGCGGAGGTATAGGGAGCCGTTGTGCCATACCGGGGAGGTATAATCGTCCGTGTAGAAAGCCAGGGGCGACAGCCCGCTCGACGGTGGCGGGCCCGGGTTTTTAAGGTGCCATTCCCTGGAGCCGTCCGAAGAGAAAACAGTTCCCGTCCGGTCCACGAACAGGTAGCGCTCATCCGGCGACCAGCTCACCGGAAGGTCGCCGTAGAGGTGTTTATCGAGGAGGACCATTTTTTTGTCGTCGGTCTTGAGCCAGAGGTAGTAGCGCGGGGTAGACCATTCGTCCTCCGTGGGTTGCAGGTTGGCGCTGACGGGCACCTTTATCACCTCGATTTTCTCTTTGGGGGATATGTAAGCCGGGTTTTCGTATACGCTCAGCGGTATTACGTCCCTCGCGTTGACCAGCGTTTTTTTGTCGTCCAGCACGTAGTAGTAATTATAGTCTCTATAGTCTCTTTTGAGCCTGCGGTCGTATATATACGCGATGGATAGTTCACTGCCCGCCGATAGAGTTCCCTTAGGTATTAAGGAGATGTAGTATGTGGACGCCCCTTCCGTGCCTACGATGCCCTTCTGGGGGAACTTAAGCCCACTGAAGGCCGAGTGTTGGTCGGTTAAGAGGGAGGTGGTGTCGACGTCGTCTTCGATCTCTGCCTTGAGCCGTTTAAAGCCTTTCATGGCCTCTTCGGAGCCGGGGTTTACGACAAGCTCCTTTTCGTACTCGTCCTTGGCCAGGTAGAACGATTTTGTGTTTCCGGGGATGTTTTCTTCGTGTATCTTGCCGATAAGAAGGTGGGCCCCGGGGTAGGAGGGGTCGAGGCGGAGCGCTTCCCGGAGCGCCTCTTTCGCTTCTTCTCGGTACCGTATCATGTGTTCTTTTATATGCTTGCCTACCTTGAAAAACGCCCCGGCCGTGGGGTTTCTCATGGCCTCGGTCTTCAGTATAGCCAGTTCGACCTTATGCCCTATGCCCGGGTTCAACTCCGCCTCTACTTCGAACTCCGCCATGGCGGCCTCGGACATGCCGGCGGACGCGTAGCTCTCGCCGAGATACATGTGCGCCCCGGTGTATGGTGAGCCCAGCGCTATGTGCTTTTTGAAGGTATCGGCCGCCTTATTAAAGTCCTTTATCTCCATATATGTGTGGCCGAGGTTGTAATATACCCGATGGGTGTTCATGCCGTGCCCTATGGCCTTCTCGTACGCCAGGGCGGCTTCTTCGTACTCCTGGAGGTCAAAGTGGGCAAGGGCGAGATAGAAGTAGCTGTACGCGGGATCGTAGTTAAGCTCGGCGGCCTTGCTGAACGCCTTTGTTCTTTCCCTGGCCCCCCTTATTTTATGGTAAGCCAGGCCGAGGGACTGATAGGCCTTGCCGAAGTTCGGGTTCAGTTCAA
This genomic interval from Thermodesulfobacteriota bacterium contains the following:
- a CDS encoding ferritin family protein, producing the protein MSKKGPASIIDDLRVAVRTEMTGHRFYTAAAEMVENERGKNVFVHLAKEELDHIRAIAAMVHALEEGKGWLGYDDAVKTGEGIFEKEGLPIFPEENEMLDKLKLDPGDLSAVKIAMESEEKAVDAYLEMLKRAETPDEKVFLTNLLEMEKDHLKVLRWESEALSQTGFWGDTMEFSVEKESD
- a CDS encoding bacteriohemerythrin, which translates into the protein MKVEWSKDLATGIGWQDRQHKELFKRARSLFDALVRGEGTEEVGKLLDFLDEYVVVHFHDEEQAMSKRNYPDTLSHIEEHTEFIEHLSDLKSGLPGGDNFAEEVQTRVVYWLMNHIAVTDKDLGEFLKREGG
- a CDS encoding DUF4197 domain-containing protein, translated to MKMEKTLFLAAILITSPATPVHAGFLDKLMDSPIFSPQKTATDNETIVSALKEALSIGTENAVGSVSRLDGYFANEIIRILMPPEIGKVAKVLRSAGFGYKVDEFELSMNRAAERAAPEAAAIFIGAIKEMSFEDAVKILDGDDTAATDYFRSKTSGSIHNAFGPIVSSAMNEVGVTRYYKGMVDAYSSIPFTGSVLIDLDKYVTDRSIDGLFYMVGEEERKIRTDPAARVTDLLKSVFGK
- a CDS encoding thioredoxin domain-containing protein, which codes for MRKYVFPIFPAVLFFLLQVPAAYAEGGSEGGVQEELQEIKKDISQIKKDISEIKRFLKSRTQAQQQQQRPPAQAAAATEAETGIDDDYVLGDRNAPVTIIEFSDYECPFCSRHFKQTMPQIKKEYIDSGKARYVFRDFPLPFHKQAQKAAEAAQCAGEQGKYWEMHDTIFANQSAMKLDDLRGYGKKLGLESDRYNKCLDSGKYAQEVRDDMAAGQKIGIRGTPSFVIGKTTKSGKIKGKIIRGAQPYPAFKAAIDELLK
- a CDS encoding tetratricopeptide repeat protein encodes the protein MKKACHLFLSLIVALSLFGCDAPPSEEEKAAPKPAPRAAKPKAAQELHAKGLKLYKEERYGDAIEAWLEEAELDPGDANILNNIGIAYRSLKDKKKAIEYHKKAIELNPNFGKAYQSLGLAYHKIRGARERTKAFSKAAELNYDPAYSYFYLALAHFDLQEYEEAALAYEKAIGHGMNTHRVYYNLGHTYMEIKDFNKAADTFKKHIALGSPYTGAHMYLGESYASAGMSEAAMAEFEVEAELNPGIGHKVELAILKTEAMRNPTAGAFFKVGKHIKEHMIRYREEAKEALREALRLDPSYPGAHLLIGKIHEENIPGNTKSFYLAKDEYEKELVVNPGSEEAMKGFKRLKAEIEDDVDTTSLLTDQHSAFSGLKFPQKGIVGTEGASTYYISLIPKGTLSAGSELSIAYIYDRRLKRDYRDYNYYYVLDDKKTLVNARDVIPLSVYENPAYISPKEKIEVIKVPVSANLQPTEDEWSTPRYYLWLKTDDKKMVLLDKHLYGDLPVSWSPDERYLFVDRTGTVFSSDGSREWHLKNPGPPPSSGLSPLAFYTDDYTSPVWHNGSLYLRGIGPDDRVYSFNPETGKFKIFLEVDYGKVADLNSCGIMAWDSIEVEGGTIKARFYREDPSPPDKDKDILLLDLIADESGNIVEEIKNWRAQSDFQ